The region CCTTAACAATCAAAGTTGGGAAACAAATAATAAATTTGATAAGCAAGAATTGCTTAAGCAACAAATTGCATTTGGCTTTAGTGCAGAAGATTTTGATTACATAATTAATAGCATGGCAGCAAATGCAAAAGAACCAACTTATTGCATGGGAGACGATATACCACTAGCAATACTTTCTAATAAATCACATATTCTTTACGACTATTTCAAACAGAGATTTGCACAAGTTACTAATCCACCAATTGATCCTCTTAGAGAAAAGCTAGTCACCAGCTTAGAGATGAATCTTGGGGTTAGAAAAGCACCCTTAAGGCCTAAAGCAGAGTCTGCAAGACTAATTCATATTAAATCACCAATACTTAATGAAAAAGAATTACTTTCAATAACAAAATCAGGACTTTCATGCAAGCAGATATCGACTTTAATTCCTATTAATGATAATAAAATAAACCTCGAAAAAGGTCTCAAAAATCTATGCCAAGAAGCAGAAGAGACTGTAATTAAAGGTGGAGAAATACTAATCCTTTCTGATAGAACTATTAATCAAGAGAACTCCTACATTCCACCTCTTCTCGCTGTTGGTGCTGTTCATCATCACTTACTTAGAAAAGGGCTAAGACTAAAAACCTCGATAATTTTAGATACAGCTCAATGCTGGAGTACTCATCATATAGCGTGTCTGATTGGATTTGGAGCAAGTGCAATTTGTCCTTGGTTAACATGGGAAACTACTCGTCATTGGTGGCAATTACCTAAAACTCAAAAACTCATTTCCGATGGGAAGTTATCTAATTTATCTATAGAGATTGCTCAAGATAATGTTAAAAAAGCAATGGAAGATGGATTAAGAAAAATACTTTCGAAGATAGGAATATCAGTATTAGCAAGTTATCACGGAGCACAAATCTTTGAGGCTATAGGTATCGGTGCAGATTTAATTGATTTAGCTTTCAAGGGAACCACAAGTCGTATAGCAGGACTAACTTTGAGCGAATTATCAGTCGAGACGGTTTCCTTTCATACAAAAGCTTTCCCAGAACTAGCGCAAAAAAAACTTGATTTTAATGGATTTGTTCAATATCGAAATAGTGGAGAATTTCATTTAAATAATCCAGAAATGTCAAAAATTCTTCATGCTGCAGTGAAAGCTGGGCCTGGATATGACCACTTCAAAACTTATCAACAACTTCTAGAAAGTCGACCCGCCACTACCCTCAGAGATCTTCTTACATTTAAAACAGCCGCCCAGCCTTTACCCCTTGATCAAATAGAGAGTGTTGAGAGTATTTGTCAAAGATTTTGCACTGGCGGAATGAGTCTAGGTGCCCTATCTAGGGAAGCGCATGAAGTTCTTGCAATAGCAATGAATAGGATTGGAGGCAAAAGTAATAGTGGTGAAGGAGGAGAGGATCCTGCAAGATTCAATGTTCTAGAGGATGTTGACGAAAATAATCAATCAAAAACATTACCTAATCTCAAAGGACTTTTAAATGGAGATACAGCATGTTCTGCAATTAAACAAATTGCGTCTGGCCGATTTGGTGTAACCCCTGAATATTTAACTAGCGGCAAGCAATTAGAAATCAAAGTTGCTCAAGGTGCAAAGCCTGGAGAAGGAGGACAATTGCCTGGGCCAAAGGTTGATGCATATATAGCAAAGCTTCGTAATAGCAAGCCAGGAGTAGCTCTTATTTCACCTCCTCCTCATCATGATATTTACTCAATAGAAGACCTTGCCCAACTTATTCATGACCTACATCAAATAAATCCAACTGCAAAAGTAAGTGTGAAATTAGTTGCTGAGATAGGGATTGGCACAATTGCAGGGGGAGTAGCCAAAGCCAATGCTGATGTCATCCAAATTTCAGGACATGATGGAGGGACGGGCGCATCGCCACTTAGCTCAATTAAACATGCTGGTTTGCCATGGGAACTTGGATTAACGGAAGTTCATCGCTCTTTATTAGAAAATGGTCTTCGCAAAAGGGTTTTATTAAGAGCAGATGGAGGTTTAAAGACAGGATGGGATGTCCTAATTGCAGCTTTACTTGGAGCAGAAGAATATGGTTTTGGAACAATCGCAATGATTGCCGAAGGTTGTATCATGGCAAGGATTTGCCATACAAATAAATGTCCAGTAGGTATAGCGACTCAACAAGAAGGCTTAAGAAAAAGATTCCCAGGGTTACCAGAACATGTAGTCAACTTCTTTATCTTCGTAGCTGAGGAAGTCAGACAATTAATGAGTCAAATTGGAGTAGCAAAAGTCGAGGATCTTATTGGAAGAACAGATCTATTAATCCAACGAAATCTAGACTTAACAAAAACAAAAGAAGTTGACCTTTCTAGCCTTCTCAAACCTATAGACAAATCAAAAGATCGTTCATGGTTAAGACACGAAATTAAAGCTCATAGCAATGGAGAAGTTATTGAAAATGCCCTACTGAAAGATGAAGAAGTTTCTAATGCAATTCAAACTCAAGGAAGCATCACTAAAGAAATTCCAATTGTTAATACAGATAGAAGTGTTTGTGCACGAATCTCTGGAGAAATAGCTAAAAAATATGGCAATAAAGGTTTTAATGGGAATTTAAATTTGAGATTTAAAGGTTCAGCCGGCCAAAGTTTTGGTGCATTTATTTTAAAAGGAATGAATATATCTTTGATAGGAGAAGCTAATGATTATGTAGGGAAAGGTATTAACGGAGGTTCCATTACGATTGTTCCAGAAATTATTAATGACACATCTAACACCCAGGTAATACTTG is a window of Prochlorococcus marinus str. MIT 0917 DNA encoding:
- the gltB gene encoding glutamate synthase large subunit, coding for MHQRPSRSNWPYCDSTNPDAFSGEKDSCGVGFIASVEGNRNHWVLSQALRGLSCMEHRGGCGGDGDSGDGAGILCEIPWSYFKQVWGTAKQCDPHLSGIGMIFMPKDSKNREIAKKICEQEAELLGITSKGWRDVPVHEEVLGKLARENEPFIRQWLVDVKDDEINLEALLFRLRQRISNRANIELKEDELGLYICSLSSKTIVYKGMVRSEILAPFYNDLKDDRFEVSYAVYHRRFSTNTLPKWPLAQPMRLLGHNGEINTLLGNINWAKATETDISSVWKEHANDLKPIVNNLYSDSANLDLNLELLVRSGRPITDSLLTLIPEAFRDQPELINKPEITAFYEYAAGTQEPWDGPALIVFTDGRNIGATLDRNGLRPARYCITKNGYVVMGSETGVVELEEDLIQEKGRLGPGQMLAVDLESKRILRNWDVKEESSNRYPYLDWLKANRINLNNQSWETNNKFDKQELLKQQIAFGFSAEDFDYIINSMAANAKEPTYCMGDDIPLAILSNKSHILYDYFKQRFAQVTNPPIDPLREKLVTSLEMNLGVRKAPLRPKAESARLIHIKSPILNEKELLSITKSGLSCKQISTLIPINDNKINLEKGLKNLCQEAEETVIKGGEILILSDRTINQENSYIPPLLAVGAVHHHLLRKGLRLKTSIILDTAQCWSTHHIACLIGFGASAICPWLTWETTRHWWQLPKTQKLISDGKLSNLSIEIAQDNVKKAMEDGLRKILSKIGISVLASYHGAQIFEAIGIGADLIDLAFKGTTSRIAGLTLSELSVETVSFHTKAFPELAQKKLDFNGFVQYRNSGEFHLNNPEMSKILHAAVKAGPGYDHFKTYQQLLESRPATTLRDLLTFKTAAQPLPLDQIESVESICQRFCTGGMSLGALSREAHEVLAIAMNRIGGKSNSGEGGEDPARFNVLEDVDENNQSKTLPNLKGLLNGDTACSAIKQIASGRFGVTPEYLTSGKQLEIKVAQGAKPGEGGQLPGPKVDAYIAKLRNSKPGVALISPPPHHDIYSIEDLAQLIHDLHQINPTAKVSVKLVAEIGIGTIAGGVAKANADVIQISGHDGGTGASPLSSIKHAGLPWELGLTEVHRSLLENGLRKRVLLRADGGLKTGWDVLIAALLGAEEYGFGTIAMIAEGCIMARICHTNKCPVGIATQQEGLRKRFPGLPEHVVNFFIFVAEEVRQLMSQIGVAKVEDLIGRTDLLIQRNLDLTKTKEVDLSSLLKPIDKSKDRSWLRHEIKAHSNGEVIENALLKDEEVSNAIQTQGSITKEIPIVNTDRSVCARISGEIAKKYGNKGFNGNLNLRFKGSAGQSFGAFILKGMNISLIGEANDYVGKGINGGSITIVPEIINDTSNTQVILGNTCLYGATGGKLFALGIAGERFGVRNSGAHAVIEGAGDHCCEYMTGGVVVVLGKTGRNIGAGMTGGIAFILDKTNELDLRMNKEIVKTYHLTATNQEQFLNDLIIEYHQKTKSPLAQKILSDWSSWKNLFKVVVPPSEKNKLGIEEALEKATI